The following are encoded in a window of Methanocella sp. genomic DNA:
- a CDS encoding DUF2284 domain-containing protein: MKKYDKFIKKALKLGATDAKIIKPDSVVTSAWVRWKCRYGCDGYNSSLCCPPNTPDTYDIWCSTKIC; this comes from the coding sequence ATGAAGAAGTACGATAAGTTCATTAAGAAGGCGCTCAAACTCGGCGCCACCGATGCGAAGATCATCAAGCCGGACAGCGTCGTTACCTCGGCCTGGGTCCGCTGGAAGTGCCGCTACGGCTGCGACGGCTATAACAGCAGCCTCTGCTGCCCGCCGAACACCCCGGATACTTATGATATTTGGTGTAGTACCAAAATTTGTTAA